One Longimicrobiales bacterium genomic window carries:
- a CDS encoding FAD-binding oxidoreductase — protein MPDSTIIQTLRDRLRGELILPSDGGWDEARAVWNARFDPQPLALVRCLDTADVATAVSVARELSLPVSVRSGGHSYAGLAVGDGALALDLSRMNAVAIDADRRVAIVEPGATWADVDRESQLHGLATTGATVSSVGVAGFSLGGGSGYLARKHGLGVQNLLSLEVVTADGRVLRAGESENADLFWGLRGGSGNFGVVTSLEIRLHPVGPDVVTAQAFHPIEHARDVLHFFRDFTSGASDDISAYAFALRVPPIAPFPVEQHGRPAIVLVACHCGDVEDGRTAFAPLAEMGEPFFAATQTTHYVAAQQAFDAGMPAGLRWYSRAQYMNALSNDAIDTFVRHAEDLAGPYTMAYFEPMGGAIARTASDAIAFPHTDAAYGLHILAGWSEPSDDDALMRWTRAFYDAMRPYAAAGVYVNLLAADERDRVPAAYGANYERLVQLKKKYDPDNMFRINQNIPPQQ, from the coding sequence CCAGACGCTTCGCGACCGCCTGCGCGGTGAGTTGATCCTGCCGTCCGACGGAGGCTGGGACGAAGCGCGCGCGGTGTGGAATGCCCGTTTCGACCCGCAGCCACTGGCCCTCGTCCGGTGCCTGGATACGGCCGACGTGGCGACTGCCGTGTCGGTCGCGCGCGAGCTCAGCCTGCCGGTATCGGTGCGGAGCGGCGGTCACAGCTACGCGGGACTCGCGGTCGGGGATGGTGCGCTCGCGCTCGACCTGTCGCGCATGAACGCCGTCGCCATCGATGCGGATCGACGCGTCGCAATCGTGGAGCCGGGCGCGACGTGGGCGGATGTCGATCGTGAATCGCAGCTGCACGGTCTCGCGACCACCGGTGCGACCGTGTCGAGCGTCGGTGTCGCCGGCTTTTCACTCGGCGGCGGTTCAGGCTATCTCGCACGCAAGCACGGCCTCGGTGTGCAGAACCTGCTGTCGCTCGAGGTCGTCACGGCCGATGGACGCGTGCTCCGTGCGGGGGAATCCGAGAACGCGGACCTGTTCTGGGGACTGCGCGGCGGCAGCGGCAACTTCGGTGTGGTGACGTCGCTCGAGATCCGGCTGCATCCCGTCGGCCCCGATGTTGTCACCGCGCAGGCGTTCCATCCCATCGAGCACGCGCGCGACGTGCTGCACTTCTTTCGCGACTTCACGAGCGGAGCATCCGACGATATCAGCGCGTATGCGTTCGCGCTGCGCGTTCCGCCGATCGCGCCGTTCCCCGTGGAGCAGCACGGCCGGCCCGCCATCGTTCTGGTGGCGTGTCACTGCGGCGATGTCGAAGACGGACGTACCGCATTTGCCCCGTTGGCAGAAATGGGCGAGCCGTTTTTCGCGGCCACCCAGACGACGCATTACGTCGCCGCGCAGCAGGCCTTCGATGCTGGAATGCCGGCGGGCCTGCGCTGGTACTCACGCGCGCAGTACATGAACGCACTCAGCAATGATGCGATCGACACGTTCGTGCGCCACGCAGAAGACCTCGCCGGTCCGTATACGATGGCCTACTTCGAGCCGATGGGTGGCGCCATCGCGCGCACTGCATCAGACGCGATTGCGTTTCCGCACACTGATGCCGCGTACGGGCTTCACATCCTCGCCGGCTGGTCCGAGCCGTCGGACGACGATGCGCTGATGCGCTGGACGCGCGCGTTCTACGATGCGATGCGGCCGTATGCAGCGGCCGGAGTCTACGTGAACCTCCTTGCCGCCGATGAGCGTGACCGCGTGCCGGCCGCGTACGGCGCGAACTACGAGCGGCTGGTGCAGCTGAAGAAGAAGTACGATCCGGATAACATGTTCCGCATCAACCAGAACATTCCGCCGCAGCAGTGA